A genome region from Pseudanabaena sp. Chao 1811 includes the following:
- a CDS encoding LysR family transcriptional regulator, which translates to MSYRLSDSQLASHITLHQLQVFEVAARHGSYTRAAEELFLTQPTVSMQIKHLTKAIGMPLFEQVGKRLFLTQAGNELFTTCQEIFGRISQFEMSVADMKGLKQGYLKITVVTTAKYVIPRLLGPFCQRYPGVEISLKVTNHSGVLERLSENKDDLYILSQVPDEPDVKSHPFLANPLVVLANHDHPLAHEKNIPIQKLADQPFITRESGSGTRGYVQKLFDAHKITPKVKMELSSNEAIKQAIAGGLGISILSRHTIALEGASGQIAILDVEHFPIPCNWYVIHLAGKQLSVVAQTFLEYLQTEGKQIAEDTSAW; encoded by the coding sequence ATGAGTTACCGCCTATCCGATTCTCAATTAGCAAGCCACATTACGTTGCACCAGCTACAGGTTTTTGAAGTGGCAGCTCGGCATGGTAGCTACACTCGCGCCGCAGAGGAACTATTTCTCACGCAGCCAACGGTTTCCATGCAAATCAAGCATCTTACTAAGGCAATTGGAATGCCTTTATTTGAGCAGGTTGGGAAAAGGCTATTTCTCACTCAGGCTGGTAATGAGTTGTTTACAACCTGTCAAGAAATATTTGGTCGCATATCACAATTTGAAATGAGTGTTGCTGATATGAAGGGGTTAAAGCAGGGATATTTAAAAATTACTGTGGTAACGACAGCAAAATATGTAATTCCTCGTTTGCTAGGTCCTTTTTGTCAGCGCTATCCAGGGGTGGAAATATCGCTGAAAGTGACAAACCATAGCGGTGTTTTAGAAAGATTATCTGAGAATAAAGATGATTTATATATTCTCAGTCAAGTTCCTGATGAACCAGATGTGAAATCCCATCCATTTTTGGCAAATCCCCTAGTTGTACTTGCTAATCATGATCATCCTTTGGCTCATGAAAAAAATATTCCTATTCAAAAGTTAGCTGATCAACCTTTTATCACCAGAGAATCTGGTTCAGGAACCAGAGGATATGTACAGAAGCTATTTGATGCTCATAAAATTACGCCCAAAGTCAAGATGGAACTATCCAGCAATGAGGCAATTAAACAGGCGATCGCAGGTGGTTTAGGAATTTCGATCCTATCGCGACATACGATTGCCTTAGAGGGGGCTTCAGGACAGATTGCTATTTTGGATGTCGAACATTTCCCAATTCCTTGCAATTGGTATGTGATTCATCTTGCTGGCAAACAGCTATCAGTAGTAGCACAGACTTTTTTAGAATATCTACAAACTGAAGGTAAACAAATTGCTGAGGATACCTCAGCATGGTAA
- a CDS encoding serine/threonine-protein kinase produces the protein MTKQNVVKALQIYLINHHLGFRSTVSYCVNPNCANPNNEPFAANCATCGSNLKLRNRYRASRPLGKGGFGATFLAADEGLPGFPSCVVKQLRPNTQSPSVMKMARELFEREAYTLGKIGSHPQIPRLLDYFEEDGNFYLVQEFVDGETLKQEFERRGAFSEIEIRKVLAEIFPALGFMHQNGVIHRDIKPANIMRRKQDGQLVLIDFGAVSSQLNKPSADDDPSGLLTNFAIGTPGFAPPEQMAMRPVYSSDLYATAMSCLYLMTGRSPKDLPHDPYTGEINWKSQVKLSDRMRFVFEKLLQQSVSQRFRSAEEALKALESGGITEEAPKTVAPVVTNNVSSAPSSVSMRAANTPMPNSRIQTPKYGSGTQGTQWDNSGMLTAGNTRAGSSRLSGELKGGRKVIVEYSQGKRNFANQDYSKAAFGSATLSGIVMSRSKLVEADFCHSDLVGASFQGANLSQAKLNSANLREAKMQRAILIKSDLGSASLILADLREANLQSAYMSKADLSGANLSGANLKGAYLSQANLNGTNLCGADLKGAKISDEQLAQAKTNWGTIRPDGSKRLF, from the coding sequence ATGACAAAGCAAAATGTCGTTAAAGCCTTACAAATTTATTTGATCAACCATCACTTGGGCTTTCGATCAACCGTGAGTTATTGCGTTAATCCGAACTGTGCTAATCCAAATAATGAACCATTCGCTGCTAATTGTGCGACCTGTGGTTCTAATTTAAAGCTGCGAAATCGTTATCGAGCAAGTCGTCCACTGGGTAAGGGTGGATTTGGTGCAACATTTCTTGCTGCCGACGAAGGACTTCCTGGATTTCCCTCCTGTGTAGTCAAGCAATTACGCCCAAATACCCAATCACCCAGTGTGATGAAAATGGCAAGGGAATTATTTGAGCGTGAAGCCTATACCCTTGGCAAGATTGGTAGTCACCCTCAAATTCCTCGTTTACTAGATTATTTTGAAGAAGATGGTAATTTTTACCTAGTTCAAGAATTTGTCGATGGGGAAACTTTAAAACAAGAATTTGAACGTCGTGGAGCCTTTAGCGAAATTGAAATTCGGAAAGTGCTTGCAGAAATTTTTCCAGCCCTTGGTTTCATGCACCAAAATGGAGTAATCCACCGTGACATTAAGCCTGCCAATATCATGCGGCGCAAACAGGATGGTCAGTTGGTGCTAATTGACTTTGGGGCAGTGTCTAGCCAACTAAATAAACCTTCCGCAGATGATGATCCCAGTGGCTTATTAACCAATTTTGCGATCGGGACTCCGGGGTTTGCGCCACCAGAACAGATGGCAATGCGTCCTGTCTATTCTAGTGATTTGTATGCGACGGCGATGAGTTGTCTCTACTTAATGACAGGGCGATCGCCTAAGGACTTACCCCATGATCCTTATACAGGAGAGATTAATTGGAAATCTCAAGTTAAACTTAGCGATCGCATGAGGTTTGTGTTTGAGAAACTGCTGCAACAATCAGTATCTCAACGTTTCCGCTCTGCTGAAGAAGCATTGAAAGCATTGGAATCTGGTGGTATCACCGAAGAAGCGCCAAAAACTGTCGCTCCAGTGGTTACTAACAATGTGTCATCTGCGCCATCATCGGTAAGCATGAGGGCGGCGAACACACCAATGCCCAACTCGCGTATTCAAACACCGAAGTATGGCAGTGGCACACAGGGAACGCAATGGGATAATAGCGGTATGCTCACAGCAGGCAATACCCGTGCTGGTAGTAGTCGTCTCAGTGGTGAACTCAAAGGTGGACGCAAAGTCATTGTTGAATATAGTCAAGGCAAACGTAACTTTGCAAACCAAGACTATTCTAAGGCTGCCTTTGGTAGTGCAACCCTTTCAGGGATTGTAATGAGTCGCTCCAAGTTAGTTGAGGCAGATTTTTGCCATAGCGATTTAGTAGGTGCAAGCTTCCAAGGCGCAAACCTATCTCAGGCAAAACTCAATAGTGCGAATTTACGAGAAGCAAAAATGCAACGGGCGATCTTGATTAAGTCGGATCTTGGTAGTGCTTCGCTGATCTTGGCGGATCTGCGCGAGGCTAATTTGCAATCAGCCTATATGAGCAAAGCTGACTTATCAGGAGCAAATTTAAGTGGGGCAAACTTAAAGGGAGCCTATCTCAGCCAAGCAAATCTCAATGGCACAAATCTTTGTGGAGCAGATTTGAAGGGGGCGAAAATCTCCGATGAGCAGCTAGCTCAGGCAAAAACTAATTGGGGGACAATTCGCCCTGATGGTAGTAAGCGCCTATTTTAA
- a CDS encoding phosphate-starvation-inducible PsiE family protein, which yields MRLRQKITNLLRYFAISFKDESFLNAISKIENIVSKILAIALIFVIFIALFDLLKLLTIDLFITDPKGVFTAPLLKIFGMFLNVLIALELMENVTAYLRQHVIQLELVIITALTAVARKIVIFDSKTEGDLTGLAIAVLSLSISYWIVRSQNQSHKH from the coding sequence ATGAGACTCAGGCAGAAAATTACAAATTTATTACGCTATTTCGCGATTAGCTTTAAGGATGAAAGCTTTTTAAACGCCATCAGCAAAATTGAAAATATTGTTTCCAAAATATTGGCGATCGCCCTAATATTCGTGATCTTTATTGCCCTCTTTGACCTATTGAAGCTTTTGACGATTGACTTGTTTATTACCGATCCCAAAGGAGTGTTTACTGCACCACTCCTGAAGATCTTTGGCATGTTCCTAAATGTGTTAATTGCCTTGGAACTTATGGAAAATGTCACGGCTTACCTACGGCAGCATGTCATTCAGCTAGAGTTGGTAATTATTACTGCCTTAACTGCGGTTGCTCGGAAGATCGTTATTTTTGATAGTAAAACTGAGGGAGATTTAACTGGTCTAGCGATCGCGGTTCTATCTCTTTCCATTAGCTACTGGATTGTCCGTAGTCAAAATCAATCCCATAAGCATTAA
- a CDS encoding FAD-binding oxidoreductase, with protein sequence MPTKLGYVCTDINLVRLTDNQLVALFTELLGNDQVIAFASLKSHLHDRIVQSLTPDSLPPACVIYPQSIDELSKAIALAYEHRLRVLPCGNATKLDWGGLVSRADVVISTAQLNQVIEHCVGDLTVTVQAGVKYQDLQAILAKEGQFLAIDPPYETDATIGGILATGSAGSLRHRYNSVRDMCLGIEFVRSDGEVVKAGGRVVKNVAGYDLMKLLTSSYGTLGIASTITFRLYPLPEFTQIALVTGTADEIAQLQQQISKSVLTPTACDLLSASVITKLGLGEGVGLVVQFSSLKVSVIEQGDRIASLAKALNLQVQIIDAVSDFWRSLNNLIWQRELRNAAQSMSNHVVCKLGILPSSSVSLVEQCEKIFSNQEYYLQVHAGSGLGLLRVENSQDIDEQLAQVRTIAEAQSGFLTILEAPQNLKFNSILSDVWGYRGNARDLMIKIQQQFDPRGLFSPARLF encoded by the coding sequence GTGCCAACTAAACTGGGATATGTATGTACGGATATTAACCTTGTGAGACTTACAGATAATCAATTAGTTGCACTGTTTACAGAGCTTTTGGGAAATGATCAAGTTATCGCTTTTGCTAGCCTCAAATCCCATTTGCATGATCGAATCGTGCAGAGTCTTACACCTGATAGCCTCCCGCCTGCCTGTGTAATTTATCCCCAAAGTATTGATGAGCTATCTAAGGCGATCGCCTTAGCCTATGAACATCGATTACGAGTATTACCTTGCGGTAATGCCACAAAATTAGATTGGGGTGGTTTGGTCAGTCGTGCTGATGTGGTGATCAGTACAGCGCAGTTAAATCAAGTCATTGAGCATTGTGTGGGCGATCTGACGGTGACGGTACAAGCGGGAGTGAAATATCAGGATTTACAAGCAATCTTAGCGAAGGAAGGACAATTTTTAGCGATCGATCCACCCTATGAGACAGATGCAACGATTGGGGGGATTTTAGCAACGGGTAGTGCAGGTTCCTTACGGCATCGTTATAACAGTGTGCGTGATATGTGCTTAGGCATTGAGTTTGTACGCTCCGATGGGGAAGTAGTAAAGGCAGGGGGGCGCGTCGTAAAAAATGTGGCTGGCTATGACCTGATGAAATTATTAACAAGCTCCTATGGCACATTGGGCATTGCCTCAACGATTACCTTTAGACTCTATCCCTTGCCAGAATTTACACAAATTGCTCTAGTGACTGGTACGGCAGATGAGATCGCCCAATTGCAGCAGCAAATTAGTAAATCTGTATTGACTCCGACAGCTTGCGATCTGTTATCAGCTTCAGTAATTACGAAATTAGGTTTAGGAGAAGGTGTTGGATTAGTGGTGCAATTCTCAAGCCTGAAAGTTAGCGTCATCGAACAGGGCGATCGCATCGCATCTCTTGCCAAAGCATTGAATCTACAAGTTCAGATTATTGATGCAGTTTCTGATTTTTGGCGATCGCTAAATAATCTAATTTGGCAAAGGGAGCTTCGTAATGCGGCACAATCAATGAGTAATCATGTTGTTTGTAAACTAGGTATCTTGCCATCGTCTAGTGTGTCGCTAGTTGAGCAATGCGAAAAAATTTTTAGCAATCAAGAATATTATCTCCAAGTTCATGCTGGTAGCGGGTTAGGGCTGTTACGAGTAGAAAATTCACAAGATATAGATGAGCAGCTAGCACAAGTCAGAACTATTGCAGAAGCTCAGAGTGGATTTTTGACAATTCTCGAAGCACCCCAAAATTTGAAATTTAATAGTATTTTGAGCGATGTTTGGGGATATAGAGGCAATGCTCGCGATCTGATGATCAAAATTCAACAACAATTTGATCCCAGAGGATTATTCAGCCCTGCGCGACTTTTTTAA
- the cysW gene encoding sulfate ABC transporter permease subunit CysW gives MANLDNSVKNFESDRSQNSSQPTKIPQKKSFAPAILIAIAFLYLGLVLLLPAANVFVTAFSKGFSPILEAMKRSDFQNAIKLTVSLAVIALPLNTIFGLSAAWAIARNKFPGKALLLSIIDLPFSISPVVAGLMIVLLYGRLGWFGSWLEANDIKVVFAFPGMLLATIFVSMPFIAREVIPVLDEMGTDQEEAARTLGANDWQIFWRVVLPNIRWGLLYGLVLTNARAMGEFGAVSVVSGNIAAKTQSLPLFVEESYKQYDTEVAYSAAVLLALLAVVTLILKEILERRTTHKKKS, from the coding sequence ATGGCTAATTTGGATAATTCTGTAAAGAATTTTGAGAGCGATCGCTCTCAAAATTCTTCGCAACCAACTAAAATTCCTCAGAAGAAAAGTTTTGCTCCTGCAATTTTAATTGCGATCGCTTTTCTTTATCTTGGTCTAGTGCTGCTTCTACCTGCGGCTAATGTATTTGTCACTGCTTTTAGCAAGGGCTTTAGTCCGATTCTTGAAGCGATGAAACGTTCTGATTTCCAAAATGCGATCAAGCTAACTGTTTCTCTCGCTGTTATTGCTTTGCCTCTAAATACTATTTTTGGTTTAAGTGCTGCTTGGGCGATCGCTCGTAATAAGTTTCCAGGTAAGGCTCTTTTACTTAGTATCATCGATCTTCCTTTCTCTATCTCTCCTGTGGTTGCGGGTTTGATGATTGTTTTGCTTTACGGTAGGCTCGGTTGGTTTGGCTCTTGGTTAGAAGCTAATGATATCAAAGTCGTATTTGCTTTTCCTGGTATGTTACTTGCCACCATCTTTGTGAGTATGCCTTTTATTGCTCGTGAGGTAATTCCTGTCCTTGATGAAATGGGTACAGATCAAGAGGAGGCGGCACGTACTCTTGGCGCTAATGATTGGCAGATTTTCTGGAGGGTTGTTTTACCTAATATTCGTTGGGGGCTTCTCTATGGTTTGGTTTTAACTAATGCTCGGGCTATGGGTGAATTTGGCGCGGTATCTGTGGTTTCAGGTAATATTGCTGCTAAAACTCAGAGTTTACCTCTGTTTGTTGAGGAATCCTATAAGCAGTATGACACGGAGGTTGCTTATTCTGCTGCTGTTCTCCTTGCTCTGTTGGCTGTTGTTACTTTGATTCTCAAGGAAATTCTCGAACGCAGAACAACTCATAAGAAAAAAAGCTAA
- a CDS encoding (Fe-S)-binding protein — protein sequence MQVSDKPNSENIAANLTNSSNSIFSETFDSKNPPSPELIDACVHCGFCLSTCPSYRVIGKETDSPRGRIYLMDGINEGDIPLSPAIAQHFDTCLGCLACVTTCPSGVQYDQLIEATRAQVDRNHRRSLPEKLLRQFIFATFPYPNRLRILLAPLLAYQKLGLQKLLRSTGWLEKFLPEQVAAMESVLPELTADAFKDNLPEIIPAKGEKRYRVGMILGCVQRVFLPEVNNATVRVLTANGCEVVIPKLQGCCGALSHHQGQETQTLELAKQTIDVFADLNLDAVLINASGCGHTLKEYGHILKDDPHYAEKAKAFSSQVKDVQEFLDNVGLTAKLSPLQDAPLAIAYQDACHMLHGQKISLEPRRLLRQIPNVQLRESIDASLCCGSAGIYNILQPEVGHELGEMKVTNLTDTGAEVIASANVGCITQIRKHLKLQNKNVLLMHPMELLDHSIRGKKIR from the coding sequence ATGCAAGTTTCTGACAAGCCTAATTCTGAAAATATAGCGGCAAATTTGACTAATTCATCTAATTCAATCTTTTCTGAAACCTTTGACAGCAAAAATCCTCCAAGTCCAGAATTAATCGATGCTTGTGTCCATTGTGGCTTCTGTTTGTCCACTTGTCCTAGCTATAGAGTAATTGGCAAAGAGACAGATTCCCCAAGGGGTAGAATCTATTTGATGGATGGAATTAATGAAGGTGATATTCCCCTATCCCCTGCGATCGCGCAGCATTTTGACACTTGCTTAGGTTGCTTAGCCTGTGTGACCACTTGCCCCTCTGGTGTGCAGTATGACCAACTCATCGAGGCAACTCGCGCCCAAGTTGATAGAAATCATCGGCGATCGCTACCTGAAAAATTGTTGCGTCAATTTATTTTTGCCACATTCCCCTACCCAAATCGTCTTAGAATTCTACTTGCCCCTCTACTGGCTTATCAGAAATTAGGTTTACAAAAACTATTGCGATCGACGGGTTGGTTAGAGAAGTTTCTGCCTGAGCAAGTTGCCGCTATGGAGTCGGTATTACCAGAACTAACCGCCGATGCTTTTAAAGATAATTTGCCTGAAATAATTCCTGCAAAGGGAGAAAAGCGCTATCGCGTAGGCATGATTTTGGGATGTGTACAACGTGTATTTTTGCCAGAGGTGAATAATGCGACGGTTCGTGTATTAACTGCTAATGGTTGCGAAGTTGTGATTCCTAAACTGCAAGGCTGTTGTGGTGCTTTGTCCCATCACCAAGGTCAGGAGACACAAACCCTAGAACTAGCTAAACAAACTATCGATGTGTTTGCAGATTTGAATTTGGATGCGGTGTTAATTAACGCATCAGGTTGTGGACATACACTGAAGGAATATGGACATATTCTCAAGGATGATCCCCACTATGCCGAAAAAGCGAAAGCATTCTCTAGTCAAGTTAAGGATGTGCAGGAGTTTCTAGATAATGTTGGTTTGACGGCAAAGTTATCACCGTTACAAGACGCACCTTTGGCGATCGCCTATCAAGATGCTTGTCACATGCTGCATGGACAAAAAATCAGCCTTGAACCTCGTCGCCTGTTACGTCAGATTCCCAATGTACAGTTAAGAGAATCTATTGATGCTTCTCTTTGTTGTGGCAGTGCAGGAATTTATAATATTTTGCAACCAGAAGTTGGTCATGAGTTAGGCGAGATGAAAGTAACTAATCTCACGGACACTGGCGCAGAAGTAATTGCTTCGGCAAATGTGGGATGTATTACCCAAATTCGTAAGCATTTGAAGTTGCAGAATAAAAATGTTTTGTTGATGCACCCAATGGAACTTTTAGACCATTCTATTCGCGGCAAAAAAATTAGATAA
- a CDS encoding photosystem II reaction center X protein has protein sequence MTQSLTNFLGSLVAGAVVLGLIFAALYVVSQKDKVIRRG, from the coding sequence ATGACACAATCTTTAACTAACTTTCTAGGCAGCCTTGTCGCAGGTGCTGTAGTTCTTGGTCTCATTTTCGCAGCATTGTATGTTGTTAGCCAAAAGGACAAAGTTATCCGTCGTGGTTAA
- a CDS encoding Ycf66 family protein: MINIGGNPLMILLAIVAALGGVGLYFVRNFRPELARDHDIFFSAIALVYGIILLAFNFRMEITTQLAQVLVVGFAGWFAVESLVLRQALANQARRAPSSPLVDDEEPIGSDYRVEIDPTREIAPRRDRDSARRMRGSIPNSAEASELRGDTTDERRSRRPKRNTGNNDSVIDIDESDIRPVSPKRRPRPSGDNANGDRPRNRNSEAEGFTNSDPSSKDSVTSGRRRRPSTRPSYPNTEISDTDDF, translated from the coding sequence ATGATCAACATCGGTGGCAACCCGCTAATGATTCTTTTGGCAATCGTTGCCGCTTTAGGAGGTGTGGGTTTATATTTTGTGCGAAATTTTCGACCCGAATTAGCCCGCGACCATGACATATTTTTCTCAGCGATCGCTTTGGTTTATGGAATTATTCTGCTAGCTTTTAATTTTCGGATGGAAATTACCACTCAGCTAGCACAGGTTCTGGTAGTCGGATTTGCTGGTTGGTTCGCAGTGGAATCTTTAGTCCTGCGTCAAGCTTTAGCTAATCAGGCACGTAGAGCGCCATCCAGCCCATTGGTTGATGACGAAGAACCCATTGGATCTGACTATCGCGTGGAAATTGATCCCACTCGCGAAATTGCTCCCCGTCGCGATCGCGACTCTGCGAGACGGATGCGTGGTTCTATCCCCAACAGTGCAGAAGCCAGTGAACTCAGAGGAGATACTACCGATGAACGTCGGTCACGCCGCCCTAAACGTAATACTGGCAATAATGATTCAGTTATTGATATCGACGAAAGTGATATTCGTCCTGTAAGTCCCAAGCGTCGTCCACGTCCTAGTGGTGATAATGCCAATGGTGATCGTCCTAGAAATCGCAATAGTGAAGCCGAGGGTTTTACTAATAGCGATCCCTCTAGCAAGGATAGTGTTACATCTGGACGCAGACGTAGACCATCAACTCGTCCATCCTATCCAAATACTGAAATTTCCGATACTGACGATTTTTAA